Within the Mustela lutreola isolate mMusLut2 chromosome 2, mMusLut2.pri, whole genome shotgun sequence genome, the region gggcatcctgtatttttacttgttaaatctggcaaccctCCCCTGAAAGGGTCGTTAGCCCACTTACAGAGAGAGCCCTTCCCCCTCCGTAGGTGGGAGAGGCATGCTTGTAGGTGCATGAAAAGATCCTGCTGTAGCCTCCCCAGGAAAGGAGTGCCACCCACCGCTCACACAACCTCCAAGGGTCTGTCGAGTGGCCAGAGATGTTCTGGTCTGTGGAGAAACGCTAGCAGCATCTCTTTAAGGGTGAAGTTTTCCTCCCTTGGCTCCCTGTTACCTGTGGAACATGGATGGTGCATCATTTCAGTAGTTCTGGGGTCCCATCCCCACCATGTCAGATGAGTGGGGATGGGAAGCTTGCCCCTTTCCAAAGGACTCCGCCTGCTCCCTTCTCTTTTGCAGAAACCATCACCTACTCTCTCTCTGGAGGTTCCTCTCCCCACGTCCTCCCAGGTACCTCTAACTACAAAACCACAGTTGTTTTCTGGGTTTGAAGGGTTTTTACTCCCATGGGGAAACATCTGTTGGATGAGAAAAGTATCAATGGCAAAGTCACAAGGATTCTTTCAGAAGGTTCTGAGAGTTGTGGTCCCTGCTCTGTAGTTCTTGGCTCACttggacctctgccttctttGCTCCCCCTTGAAGCTGGAGTCTGGCCCCATGCACTCCCTCTGATGGCTTCAGACCAATAATCAACTAGATTCTGAGGCTTGCCTCAGAAGCACTTAGGGTCATCAGAAGACATTAGACaggctggggtgcctgcgtggctcggtgggttgaggcctctgccttcaactgggggcatgatcccagggtcctgggatccagccccacgtcaggctctctgctcagcggggagcctgcttcttcctctctctgcctgcctctctgcctacttgtaatctctgtctgtcaaatcaataaataaaatcttaaaaaaaaaaaaaaggagacattagACAGGCAACCCCAGTTCCATGGCTGACACAGGGGACTGGTCTTCCTGATGATACCACCTCCTTCTTCCTTGTATGTATAGATGAAAAATGCCATAAAAGCAActtcccctccctaccctcctcccagGATACCCAGGGCATAAACACAAGAACATGTGTGAAATTAGTCCAATGGGACTCATGGCTTACAAAGCTGGTCTTACCTAACACAGGCCCCAGCACCAGCAGACCAGGTCCTTTGGTGATGACAAACCACATAGAAGAGACTGCCATGACTCCGGGAATCGGGACAAATTCAGAGAGAGACTTCCAGACCTCTGACCTTGTCGAGACCTCTGTGCCAAGCCATAGCCCTTTGGAAACTCAAACCCTGAGCACCCAGACCTTTGATAGGAACTTAATCCTGGCCAGTGCCATTTCAGAAGCAGAGACCAGGAAAACCAAGACCACTTTTCGTGCAACAGAGACCAGGGTCTTCACACAAATGACACCGTCCAAGTTCACGGTTATGATCACCACTCCTATGGAGGCATCAGCCACAAGTGGCAGGACCATGGCAACTGGAAGGACCACAGTGGAGACTGTCATAGGCAGTGATCTTGTGGAAGCTGTCTTTGACACCCTTTGTACTGATGACAGCTCAGAAGAGGTGAAGAGGCTCATAATTGATGTCTTGACATCAGCTCACACCTCTGCAGAAGACGAGGGCCTGGCCTCAGACAGCAGCGCCTTCTCAGACCACTCAGTTCTGGCCATCACCGTCTCACAGGCCCTGGCACCCGACCAGAATGCTTCGGCTAAAGACTGGCTTGCCTACAGCCTCACTGATGTGGAGATTACCAACTGCAGCATCACAGAAATACTAACAACTGCCACCAGCCTTGGGACCTCCAACGTAGCTCTCGACCCCTCAGGAGGAAAGACCCCATCTTCCCCTGATGTGTCAGCTTTGTTTCATTCCACCGAAGCAGAACCACACCTCACCAAGACCATGACCTCCACAGAGATTTCATCAGCAGCCAGTGCCACAGAACCAGTCACACCTGATACCCCAGTTGAGACTCCGCTACCTGCTAATAGCACCATAGAAGGAGGAACAACAGCAGCTGAGCCCATGACCCCCAGCACAAGTTTGGTGACAGTCAGCATTGGACCCTGGGAAGAAACTGCTGTCCTCTCTACGGAGACGACAAGCCACACTGAGGTCTCAGGAGTGATTACGATCTCCACAGAGACCGGGTCAACGGTAGGTAAAGTGGTTTCCCCTGCTGCGGCTGACAGCCACAGCCACAGAGCCACTAGCAAGAACTCCAGCCCCTCACAGCCTCGTACCACAGACAGCACAATCGATGGGTCCGTCTCCATCAGCAGGAGCACTTTTCCTTCTGCCCACCTGATTATGGCCAATAGAAGCCTTGAGGCAAACATCACCTCAGTCAAGACCACAACCTTAGCCAAGACCTTGAAGACAACCAGCAGGGCTGGAGGGAAGACGCCAACTG harbors:
- the MUC20 gene encoding mucin-20 — translated: MVARSPLRMGFLWGLALSLFFCWEAGAPRSSAGPSTSRPGPLVMTNHIEETAMTPGIGTNSERDFQTSDLVETSVPSHSPLETQTLSTQTFDRNLILASAISEAETRKTKTTFRATETRVFTQMTPSKFTVMITTPMEASATSGRTMATGRTTVETVIGSDLVEAVFDTLCTDDSSEEVKRLIIDVLTSAHTSAEDEGLASDSSAFSDHSVLAITVSQALAPDQNASAKDWLAYSLTDVEITNCSITEILTTATSLGTSNVALDPSGGKTPSSPDVSALFHSTEAEPHLTKTMTSTEISSAASATEPVTPDTPVETPLPANSTIEGGTTAAEPMTPSTSLVTVSIGPWEETAVLSTETTSHTEVSGVITISTETGSTVGKVVSPAAADSHSHRATSKNSSPSQPRTTDSTIDGSVSISRSTFPSAHLIMANRSLEANITSVKTTTLAKTLKTTSRAGGKTPTALPTTAQPRGTTEATAGGDGGFLLLQLRVASPEDLTDPRVAERLMQQLCQELHTHGPPIHVSLLRIRRG